From one Flavobacteriales bacterium genomic stretch:
- a CDS encoding glycosyltransferase, whose amino-acid sequence MSERPRITIATPSYQQAEYLEECILSVRAQDPAITEQVVVDGGSTDGSRAIIERLSDQLAWWCSELDRGQAHAINKALVRAKGQVFGWINSDDLLLPGACERVSAAFADRPSLITLTGVRLLRVPEGPDSPMPAEELTESRSWYIAPRINQQATFHRTDALLAIGGVEERLRYVMDYELWLQLLFRHGPGSVQAVPWPLAVFRHHGRSKTITQKPAFVNETASVLHGLCISNGLHRLAEALAIGHAITPGLRVIPVQPAQAPLIELMVQRFLLLWHRVPHSRREFEMMRAWRAAAPPIGADPVQAERRDELDQHLRASNWLAYRARRKWKHLFG is encoded by the coding sequence ATGTCCGAGCGGCCGCGCATCACGATTGCGACGCCCAGCTACCAGCAGGCGGAATACCTCGAGGAGTGCATCCTCTCGGTGCGAGCACAGGACCCCGCCATCACGGAGCAGGTCGTGGTCGATGGCGGAAGCACCGATGGTTCGCGCGCCATCATCGAGCGCCTGTCCGATCAGCTGGCGTGGTGGTGCTCTGAGCTGGATCGAGGCCAGGCGCATGCCATCAACAAGGCACTGGTCCGCGCCAAGGGCCAGGTCTTCGGGTGGATCAACAGCGACGACCTGCTGTTGCCCGGCGCGTGTGAGAGAGTGTCGGCCGCATTCGCTGATCGGCCCTCGCTCATCACGCTCACAGGCGTGCGGCTGCTGCGCGTGCCGGAAGGGCCCGATTCGCCCATGCCTGCGGAAGAGCTGACTGAGTCGCGCTCGTGGTACATCGCGCCCCGGATCAATCAGCAGGCCACCTTCCATCGCACCGATGCCCTGCTCGCCATCGGCGGAGTGGAAGAGCGATTGCGCTATGTCATGGACTACGAACTCTGGCTGCAGTTGCTCTTTCGCCATGGCCCCGGCAGCGTGCAGGCGGTGCCTTGGCCGTTGGCTGTATTCAGGCACCACGGGCGGAGCAAGACCATTACCCAGAAGCCGGCCTTCGTGAACGAGACCGCCAGCGTGCTCCACGGCCTGTGCATTTCCAATGGCTTGCACCGCTTGGCCGAAGCGCTCGCCATCGGGCATGCGATCACCCCGGGCTTGCGCGTGATCCCGGTGCAACCTGCTCAGGCGCCCTTGATCGAGCTCATGGTGCAGCGTTTCCTGCTGCTATGGCACCGGGTGCCGCATAGCCGGCGCGAATTCGAAATGATGCGCGCCTGGCGCGCTGCAGCACCGCCCATCGGTGCCGACCCGGTGCAGGCCGAGCGCCGGGACGAATTGGATCAGCACCTTCGCGCGTCCAATTGGCTGGCTTATCGCGCCCGCCGCAAATGGAAGCACCTGTTCGGATGA
- a CDS encoding serine/threonine-protein phosphatase has translation MTNPNNSGSRRILIVLYGTLFVLCAALIGTAHWHELKSQRKEALERLSAIAASLADQVPARHAALLLEKYPAPGLIIKNTQDARYYVVHEQLRKAALRSALEHPLLMVAKDERGRFVIVATSEEQPCFRAAYESAIGLEERYEAGGRVSEAGELLALEPLRDEQTGAPTSAIVARMNESSAVAAAYAALWRNIAIALALFGMAALVLFRSVGRWVQQTEADKLALASRNMDITDSIAYAGKIQRALVPPPSAYRELFSGAFVIDRPKDMVSGDFHWCHRIGDDLCYVAAADATGHGLPGAMMAAIGCSLLNEIVPANAEKDPAELLNMLNTRVVATLHQQGQKRGGGDGMDIALCRIDRKQHEILYAGAFRPLYWLHEGQLSIINGDRKPVGGAHLDLDRKFTCHRLAYTEGDRIYLFSDGYVDQLGGPEHKRFMSARLQQIIEANTAMPLERQAELLEAAFLEWKGTHEQVDDVCLLGIAV, from the coding sequence TTGACCAACCCGAACAACAGCGGCTCACGCAGGATCCTGATCGTGCTCTATGGCACTCTCTTCGTGCTCTGCGCCGCACTGATCGGAACCGCTCATTGGCACGAGCTGAAGAGCCAGCGCAAAGAAGCGCTCGAACGGCTGTCCGCCATCGCCGCTTCGCTCGCCGATCAGGTACCCGCTCGCCATGCCGCCCTGTTGCTGGAGAAATACCCCGCTCCTGGGCTCATCATCAAGAACACGCAGGACGCCCGCTACTACGTGGTGCATGAGCAGCTGCGGAAGGCCGCCCTGCGCAGCGCCTTGGAACATCCCCTACTGATGGTAGCCAAGGATGAGCGCGGACGATTCGTGATCGTGGCCACATCGGAGGAGCAACCGTGCTTCCGCGCTGCGTATGAATCAGCGATCGGATTGGAGGAACGCTATGAAGCCGGAGGCCGCGTGTCGGAAGCCGGTGAATTACTGGCCTTGGAGCCGCTGCGCGATGAACAGACCGGCGCCCCTACCTCAGCGATCGTGGCGCGCATGAACGAATCATCCGCGGTAGCGGCGGCCTATGCAGCGCTCTGGCGCAACATCGCCATCGCGCTCGCACTCTTCGGCATGGCCGCGCTGGTGCTCTTCCGCTCGGTGGGCCGCTGGGTGCAGCAAACAGAGGCGGACAAGCTCGCCCTGGCCTCGCGCAACATGGATATCACCGATAGCATCGCTTACGCCGGGAAGATCCAGCGCGCTCTGGTACCGCCGCCATCAGCGTACCGTGAGCTGTTCAGCGGCGCCTTCGTGATCGACCGGCCCAAGGACATGGTGAGCGGCGACTTCCACTGGTGCCATCGGATCGGCGATGACCTCTGCTACGTGGCCGCCGCCGATGCCACCGGCCATGGGCTGCCGGGCGCCATGATGGCCGCCATCGGCTGCTCGCTGCTGAATGAGATCGTGCCGGCCAACGCCGAGAAGGATCCCGCCGAGCTGCTCAACATGCTGAACACGCGCGTGGTGGCCACCCTGCACCAGCAGGGGCAGAAACGCGGCGGCGGCGACGGCATGGACATCGCGCTGTGCCGCATCGACCGCAAGCAGCATGAGATCCTCTACGCCGGCGCCTTCAGGCCGCTCTATTGGCTGCACGAGGGCCAGCTCTCCATCATCAACGGCGACCGCAAGCCCGTGGGCGGCGCGCACCTCGACCTCGATCGCAAGTTCACCTGCCATCGCCTGGCGTATACCGAAGGCGACCGCATTTATCTCTTCAGCGACGGCTATGTGGACCAGCTCGGCGGACCGGAGCACAAGCGATTCATGAGCGCGCGCCTGCAGCAGATCATCGAAGCCAACACCGCCATGCCCTTGGAGCGGCAGGCCGAACTCCTCGAGGCCGCTTTCCTCGAATGGAAAGGCACCCACGAGCAAGTGGATGATGTGTGCCTGCTCGGCATCGCAGTGTAG
- a CDS encoding class I SAM-dependent methyltransferase, protein MSRSLRKQFIDMPLTADTQDLFHARRSIQRAIEQARPGMHGDFLDVGCGVMPYRESILAGGQVKRYIGMDLPVNDSAKYKAIRPDITWDGVNIPMPDSSVDCAMATEVLEHCPDPLAVLREIARVLRPGGQLLITVPFLWPLHDAPYDEHRYTPYARGGRSGRAWRGAASAMIGLGDSPPAQAPASGAQAPHAAHRMVPASP, encoded by the coding sequence ATGTCACGTTCGCTGCGCAAGCAGTTCATCGACATGCCGCTCACGGCTGATACGCAGGACCTGTTCCATGCGCGGCGGTCGATCCAGCGCGCCATTGAACAGGCTCGGCCGGGCATGCATGGCGATTTCCTCGATGTCGGCTGCGGCGTGATGCCCTACCGCGAGTCGATCCTCGCCGGCGGTCAGGTGAAGCGCTATATCGGCATGGACCTCCCGGTGAACGATTCCGCGAAGTACAAGGCCATCCGGCCGGACATCACTTGGGATGGCGTGAACATCCCGATGCCCGATTCCTCTGTGGATTGCGCCATGGCCACCGAAGTGCTCGAGCATTGCCCCGATCCGCTGGCGGTTCTTCGGGAGATCGCCCGGGTGCTGCGTCCCGGAGGGCAGCTGCTCATCACCGTGCCCTTCCTGTGGCCCTTGCACGATGCGCCCTACGACGAGCATCGCTACACGCCCTACGCGCGCGGCGGCAGGTCCGGGCGCGCATGGCGTGGTGCGGCCTCGGCGATGATCGGCCTGGGTGATTCGCCTCCAGCCCAGGCCCCTGCGAGCGGTGCTCAAGCACCTCACGCGGCCCATCGTATGGTACCTGCTTCGCCGTGA
- a CDS encoding cysteine desulfurase, with the protein MKRIYLDNAATTPLAPEVFESMLPYLKEHFGNPSAIHAYGRISRAAIERSRRLVAKLINCAPGEIIFTGGGTEADNMVLQGAVRDLGVRHIITSPIEHHAVELTAHAIELAGGAHVHWVRLLSDGKPDLAHLEQLLSQMQGQGALVSLMHANNEIGTRIDLNAIGSLCRRFGALFHSDTVQTMGHYRFDLGATPVDFITCAAHKFHGPKGTGFLYMRNGVGLKPMILGGAQERNMRAGTENIAGIVGLARAMELAYEGLEGHQAHVQGLKDRMKRLLVESIPDVGFNGDPSPDALYTVLSVRFPDDGRSEMLLYNLDIEGVACSGGSACSSGSNKGSHVLAALYPERPGGNLRFSFSRYTTESDVDQAVRVLKRVFQLEGAAR; encoded by the coding sequence ATGAAGCGCATCTATCTCGACAATGCGGCCACTACGCCGCTCGCACCGGAGGTATTCGAATCCATGCTGCCCTACCTGAAGGAGCACTTCGGCAATCCCTCCGCGATACACGCCTATGGCCGCATCTCGCGCGCGGCCATTGAGAGATCGCGGCGCCTGGTCGCGAAGCTGATCAACTGCGCGCCCGGCGAGATCATCTTCACCGGAGGCGGCACCGAAGCCGACAACATGGTGCTGCAAGGCGCTGTCCGCGACCTTGGCGTGAGGCATATCATCACCAGTCCCATCGAGCACCACGCGGTTGAGCTCACCGCGCACGCCATCGAACTCGCAGGCGGCGCGCACGTGCATTGGGTGCGCTTGCTCAGTGATGGCAAGCCGGACCTCGCGCATCTGGAGCAGCTCCTTTCGCAGATGCAGGGCCAGGGGGCACTGGTCTCCCTGATGCACGCGAACAACGAGATCGGGACACGCATCGACCTCAACGCCATCGGCAGCCTGTGCCGCCGCTTCGGCGCGCTGTTCCACAGCGATACGGTGCAGACCATGGGGCACTACCGCTTCGACCTCGGGGCAACGCCCGTCGACTTCATCACGTGCGCTGCGCACAAGTTCCATGGCCCCAAAGGCACGGGCTTCCTGTACATGCGCAATGGCGTTGGGCTGAAGCCCATGATCCTCGGGGGCGCCCAGGAGCGCAACATGCGCGCGGGCACGGAGAACATCGCCGGCATCGTGGGCCTGGCTCGCGCGATGGAGCTGGCCTACGAGGGCCTTGAGGGGCATCAAGCGCATGTGCAAGGGCTGAAGGACCGGATGAAGCGGTTGCTCGTCGAATCGATCCCGGATGTCGGCTTCAACGGCGATCCCAGCCCCGATGCCCTCTACACCGTGCTCAGCGTGCGCTTCCCCGATGATGGCCGCAGCGAGATGCTCCTGTACAACCTTGACATCGAGGGCGTGGCGTGCAGCGGCGGCAGCGCATGCAGCAGCGGCAGCAACAAGGGCAGCCATGTGCTGGCGGCGCTCTACCCCGAACGTCCCGGCGGCAACCTCCGCTTCTCCTTCAGCCGCTATACCACCGAGAGCGATGTGGACCAGGCCGTGCGCGTGCTCAAGCGCGTGTTCCAGCTCGAGGGGGCGGCACGCTAA
- a CDS encoding imidazolonepropionase, translated as MPRLLIKNAKALVGAFAPGMQRVAGADMAQLPIIADGWMLVEEGRIAALGPMSDFPGIADWSNLTVIDASGRYVLPGWCDPHTHTVFAAPREEEFVDKIKGLSYQEIAARGGGILNSAAKLRAMDEDELFQRSKARLEAMMAQGTVAVEIKSGYGLSLESELKMLRVAKRLAAELPLQVKTTLLAAHAMPAEFKDDRAAYLDLICEQLIPQVAAEQLADFVDVFCETNYFTVAEMERVLATGAAHGLPGKVHVNQFTSIGGIQAAITHGALSVDHLEVMSDSDLNALAACRLADLPIPTLLPSCSFFLRIPYAPARALIDKGLPVALASDHNPGSTPSGNLNLVLSLACIQLRMLPEEAITALTLNAAAAMQLQDQLGSLTVGKRASFIITQEAPSLAYLPYAFGNDHIHSVFIDGKPIRTGT; from the coding sequence ATGCCGCGCCTGCTGATCAAGAACGCCAAAGCGCTCGTGGGCGCTTTCGCCCCGGGCATGCAGCGCGTTGCCGGTGCCGACATGGCGCAACTGCCGATCATCGCTGATGGCTGGATGCTGGTTGAGGAAGGACGCATCGCGGCGCTCGGCCCCATGAGCGATTTCCCCGGCATCGCGGATTGGAGCAATCTCACGGTGATCGATGCCAGCGGCCGCTACGTGCTGCCCGGCTGGTGCGACCCGCACACGCACACGGTGTTCGCCGCACCGCGCGAAGAGGAGTTCGTGGACAAGATCAAGGGCCTCAGCTATCAGGAGATCGCGGCGCGCGGCGGCGGCATCCTCAACAGCGCCGCGAAACTGCGCGCCATGGATGAGGATGAGCTCTTCCAGCGATCGAAGGCGCGCTTGGAGGCGATGATGGCGCAAGGCACCGTGGCCGTGGAGATCAAGAGCGGCTACGGCCTCTCCCTGGAGAGCGAGCTGAAGATGCTGCGCGTGGCGAAGCGCTTGGCGGCGGAACTGCCCTTGCAAGTGAAGACCACCCTGCTCGCTGCACATGCGATGCCTGCTGAATTCAAGGACGACCGCGCGGCCTACCTCGACCTCATCTGCGAACAGCTGATCCCGCAGGTCGCCGCTGAGCAGCTCGCCGATTTCGTGGATGTGTTCTGCGAGACCAACTACTTCACGGTGGCCGAGATGGAGCGCGTGCTCGCAACAGGCGCAGCGCATGGCCTTCCGGGGAAAGTGCATGTGAATCAATTCACCAGCATCGGCGGTATCCAAGCGGCCATCACCCACGGCGCGCTCAGCGTCGATCATCTGGAGGTGATGAGCGACAGCGACCTGAACGCACTTGCCGCTTGCCGACTTGCCGACCTGCCGATTCCTACGCTTCTCCCCTCCTGCTCCTTCTTCCTGCGCATACCCTATGCACCGGCGCGCGCGCTCATCGACAAGGGCTTGCCGGTGGCGCTGGCCAGCGATCACAACCCCGGCAGCACGCCGAGCGGCAACCTGAACCTGGTGCTCTCGCTGGCCTGCATCCAGTTACGCATGCTTCCGGAAGAGGCCATCACAGCGCTCACGCTCAACGCCGCTGCGGCCATGCAGCTCCAAGACCAGCTCGGCAGCCTCACCGTGGGTAAGCGCGCCTCGTTCATCATCACGCAGGAGGCACCGTCGCTGGCCTATCTGCCTTACGCTTTCGGCAACGACCACATCCACTCCGTATTCATCGATGGAAAGCCCATCCGCACCGGGACATAG
- a CDS encoding DUF349 domain-containing protein has protein sequence MATKEELLARLQEIVSQEDVEAAAEAVEVTKEAYEALIAAQQQHAEHHEAEAAQGEGAEGAAPTAIESAPLHDDDDKRFKQLLDAYNQRVNDIRRRKQKEEAANLAAKQAVMEEMKLLIAGEENIGTAFTKLKDLQERWKSIGNVPAQAYRELQTEYSHLLDEFFYHIRIYKELRDHDLRKNTGLKQALVADVQMLALMDADSPGAVRELEARVRKYQDEWQHIGPTVKEEWESIRDGFWNATRVVYDKINEHYRARRGEHEANLAAKQALVEKAHALSADLKANSAKEWKELTDQVLELQNAWKSIGFATKKDNERVWKEFRDQCNMFFSAKHAWFSHLKDQYKAVREKKQALLNEAVALKDSTEWRRTADRLKALQQQWKEAGSAGPRDENKLWNKFREACDAFFQNRKRTFEQQDAEQAANVQAKEALLAEIAAFQHSGDRIKDIESLKAFSLRWMNSGRVSPRDFDKLNEKYRAALDKHWGQLKMEADERMRIRFQDHVEEMKSGPDGKFQIERESRFIKRKIEEVEGEMRQMERNMGMFNFKSASGEEMRKEMQKKIDKLARDVERLKGQHRELVKELR, from the coding sequence ATGGCCACCAAAGAAGAGCTGCTCGCACGGCTCCAGGAAATCGTTTCGCAGGAAGACGTGGAAGCCGCTGCTGAAGCGGTGGAAGTGACCAAGGAGGCCTACGAAGCCCTGATCGCTGCGCAACAGCAGCATGCCGAGCACCATGAAGCGGAGGCGGCCCAAGGCGAAGGCGCCGAAGGCGCAGCGCCCACCGCGATCGAATCGGCTCCCCTGCACGACGACGACGATAAGCGCTTCAAGCAGCTGCTCGACGCCTACAACCAGCGGGTGAATGACATCCGCCGCCGGAAGCAGAAGGAAGAGGCCGCCAACCTGGCCGCCAAACAGGCCGTGATGGAGGAGATGAAGCTCCTCATCGCCGGTGAAGAGAACATCGGCACAGCCTTCACCAAGCTGAAGGACCTGCAGGAGCGCTGGAAGTCCATCGGCAATGTGCCCGCGCAGGCCTATCGTGAACTGCAGACCGAGTACAGCCACCTGCTCGACGAGTTCTTCTACCACATCCGCATCTACAAGGAACTGCGCGACCACGACCTGCGCAAGAACACCGGCCTGAAGCAAGCGCTCGTGGCCGATGTGCAGATGCTTGCGCTCATGGATGCCGACTCCCCTGGCGCCGTGCGCGAACTGGAGGCCCGCGTGAGGAAGTACCAGGATGAATGGCAGCACATCGGGCCCACGGTGAAGGAGGAATGGGAGTCCATCCGCGACGGGTTCTGGAATGCCACCCGCGTGGTGTACGACAAGATCAATGAGCATTACCGTGCCCGCCGCGGCGAGCACGAGGCCAACCTCGCGGCCAAGCAAGCCCTGGTGGAGAAGGCGCATGCCCTCTCCGCGGACCTGAAGGCGAACTCAGCCAAGGAGTGGAAGGAACTCACCGATCAGGTGCTCGAGCTGCAGAACGCCTGGAAGAGCATCGGCTTCGCCACCAAGAAGGACAATGAGCGCGTGTGGAAGGAATTCCGCGACCAGTGCAACATGTTCTTCAGCGCCAAACACGCCTGGTTCAGCCACCTCAAGGACCAATACAAGGCCGTACGCGAGAAGAAGCAGGCCCTTCTGAACGAAGCCGTAGCCTTGAAGGACAGCACCGAATGGCGACGCACGGCCGACCGGCTCAAGGCCCTGCAGCAGCAATGGAAGGAAGCTGGGAGCGCCGGACCGCGCGACGAGAACAAGCTCTGGAACAAGTTCCGCGAAGCGTGCGATGCCTTCTTCCAGAACCGGAAGAGGACCTTTGAGCAGCAGGACGCCGAACAAGCCGCAAATGTGCAGGCCAAGGAAGCCCTGCTCGCGGAGATCGCGGCCTTCCAGCACAGCGGCGATCGCATCAAGGACATCGAATCGCTGAAGGCCTTCAGCCTGCGCTGGATGAACAGCGGCCGGGTATCGCCACGCGACTTCGACAAGCTCAATGAGAAGTACCGCGCAGCGCTGGACAAGCACTGGGGGCAGCTGAAGATGGAAGCCGACGAGCGCATGCGCATCCGCTTCCAGGATCATGTGGAGGAGATGAAGAGCGGCCCTGATGGCAAGTTCCAGATCGAGCGCGAGAGCCGCTTCATCAAGCGGAAGATCGAGGAGGTCGAGGGCGAGATGCGCCAGATGGAGCGCAACATGGGCATGTTCAACTTCAAGAGCGCCAGCGGCGAGGAGATGAGGAAGGAGATGCAGAAGAAGATCGACAAGCTCGCACGCGATGTGGAGCGCCTCAAGGGCCAGCACCGCGAACTGGTGAAGGAACTCCGGTGA
- a CDS encoding acyl-CoA thioesterase yields MSDSSPFVVSIEVPVAWGDQDAFGHLNNVVYLRYFESVRMHYLERIGVLRSHNEQGIGVILAGTTCDFKKPVRWPARLTVRCGCTAVGNTSFSMAYEITDEDGSIVATGTSVQVMYDYRAGAKVRVPDAVRAAITSDRPG; encoded by the coding sequence GTGAGCGACTCCTCTCCCTTCGTCGTGAGCATCGAAGTGCCCGTGGCCTGGGGCGATCAGGACGCTTTCGGGCACCTGAACAACGTGGTGTATCTCCGCTATTTCGAGAGCGTGCGCATGCACTACCTCGAGCGCATCGGCGTGCTGCGCTCACATAACGAACAAGGCATCGGCGTGATCCTCGCCGGCACCACCTGCGATTTCAAGAAGCCCGTGCGATGGCCGGCTCGCCTCACCGTGCGCTGCGGCTGTACCGCTGTGGGAAACACCAGCTTCAGCATGGCATACGAGATCACGGATGAAGACGGCTCTATCGTGGCCACGGGCACCAGCGTGCAGGTGATGTACGATTACCGAGCCGGCGCCAAGGTGCGCGTGCCGGATGCTGTGCGAGCCGCGATCACGAGCGATCGCCCCGGTTAG
- a CDS encoding glycosyltransferase family 2 protein, translated as MPRVTVLTTLYNKGPYVEDAVRSVLASAYTDFELLVIDDASTDDGPARVAAFTDPRVRMIRCERNSGRPAAANLGFQEAKGAFIAVLDADDVMRPDRIEKQVRVLDADPEAGVVGTSLAVMDRPEEVMHWAESDDEAKGKLLFSDPVCYGTAMFRRSLLVDHGLRCNEHWLRPGMDYIFLLSLAPHTRFANIREPLTLYRMGEQNMRHGRDPVEDRAATYREAFRIFGIEASEAELQRQLMLHGLWKRIPGAADVRELRSWMNKLKRINRERGLFPIEVFESELERRWMKRFHALADASFLAGLAHLRLSGPFDSKRMRYLIGATAQRWLRPAGRAGATERLVPSA; from the coding sequence ATGCCGCGCGTCACCGTGCTCACCACCCTGTACAACAAGGGGCCCTACGTGGAGGATGCCGTGCGCAGCGTGCTGGCCAGCGCCTACACCGATTTCGAGCTCCTGGTTATCGACGATGCCAGCACCGATGATGGCCCTGCGCGCGTTGCTGCGTTCACCGATCCCCGTGTGCGCATGATCCGGTGCGAGCGGAATTCGGGGCGGCCCGCTGCGGCGAATCTCGGTTTTCAAGAAGCAAAGGGGGCGTTCATCGCCGTGCTCGACGCCGATGATGTGATGCGGCCGGACCGAATCGAGAAGCAGGTGAGGGTGCTCGATGCGGATCCTGAAGCGGGCGTGGTGGGCACCTCGCTCGCCGTGATGGATAGACCAGAGGAAGTGATGCACTGGGCGGAATCGGACGATGAGGCCAAAGGCAAGCTGCTCTTCAGCGATCCGGTCTGCTATGGCACCGCGATGTTCAGGAGGAGCTTGCTCGTGGATCACGGATTGCGCTGCAATGAGCATTGGCTCCGGCCCGGCATGGATTACATCTTCCTGCTTTCCCTGGCGCCGCACACCCGTTTCGCGAACATCCGAGAACCGCTCACGCTCTATCGCATGGGAGAGCAGAACATGCGCCATGGGCGCGATCCCGTCGAGGACCGTGCAGCCACCTACCGCGAGGCCTTCCGGATCTTCGGCATCGAGGCCTCTGAAGCTGAGTTGCAGCGACAGCTCATGCTGCATGGCTTATGGAAGCGCATTCCGGGCGCTGCTGATGTCCGCGAACTGCGCAGCTGGATGAACAAGTTGAAGCGGATCAATCGGGAACGTGGGCTGTTCCCGATCGAGGTCTTCGAATCTGAACTGGAGCGCCGGTGGATGAAGCGATTCCACGCTTTGGCTGATGCGTCCTTCCTTGCTGGCCTTGCGCACCTGCGATTGAGCGGTCCGTTCGATTCGAAACGGATGCGCTACCTCATTGGTGCAACTGCACAGCGCTGGCTCCGACCCGCTGGCCGGGCGGGCGCGACGGAACGGCTGGTGCCATCGGCGTAA
- a CDS encoding CPBP family intramembrane metalloprotease produces MESPSAPGHSSDDFRSTDPGRPPGLEFSMGVAMFAIAFMVFFIVQSVVFVRGLLAMSPEFEGVPFSFDLLGDPAFVEHMKDFQFNGDLVGLESAWSAGLGSLFILVACWMWKRERFRAVLGLRLPTLKKTALFFGLFTLVALAIELLAWASPAFRTDFMEQVLATTTDWPLLVIGVALLGPLFEELLIRGLLFGSLRHIADEHVSVAVTAGVFAFMHMQYSVLIMLLILPMGIVLGYARARTGSLLVPIGLHMANNGLSILWP; encoded by the coding sequence ATGGAAAGCCCATCCGCACCGGGACATAGTTCCGACGATTTCCGGAGCACTGACCCCGGCCGTCCGCCCGGACTTGAGTTCAGCATGGGCGTGGCCATGTTCGCGATCGCGTTCATGGTCTTCTTCATCGTTCAATCGGTGGTCTTCGTGCGCGGCCTGCTGGCTATGTCACCGGAATTCGAAGGGGTGCCGTTCTCCTTCGACCTGCTCGGCGATCCGGCTTTCGTGGAGCACATGAAGGATTTCCAGTTCAATGGCGATCTGGTCGGGCTCGAATCCGCTTGGAGCGCAGGCCTCGGTTCATTGTTCATCCTGGTTGCCTGCTGGATGTGGAAGCGTGAAAGATTCCGCGCCGTCCTGGGCCTGCGGCTTCCCACGCTGAAGAAGACGGCCCTGTTCTTCGGGCTGTTCACCTTGGTGGCCCTGGCCATCGAATTGCTGGCATGGGCTTCACCTGCCTTCCGAACGGACTTCATGGAGCAGGTGCTAGCCACCACCACCGATTGGCCCCTGCTGGTCATCGGCGTCGCCTTGCTGGGTCCGCTCTTCGAGGAACTGCTCATCAGGGGCCTTCTCTTCGGAAGCCTGCGCCACATCGCCGACGAGCACGTGAGCGTGGCGGTCACGGCTGGTGTGTTCGCGTTCATGCACATGCAGTACAGCGTGCTCATCATGCTGCTGATCCTGCCCATGGGGATCGTGCTGGGTTATGCCCGGGCGCGCACCGGCAGCTTGCTGGTGCCTATTGGCCTGCACATGGCCAACAACGGGCTCAGCATCCTCTGGCCTTGA
- the aroC gene encoding chorismate synthase: MPGNSIGLLFRLTTFGESHGAAIGGVVDGCPAGLKLDLDAVQLELDRRRPGSTSLGTARDEADRVEWLSGIHEGITLGAPIAFLIRNRDARSSDYDALKDIYRPGHADYTWEGKYGLRDHRGGGRSSARTTAACVVGGAIARQLIARNGIAVQAFVSRVGDVALETMPADLSTTWANDARCPDSAVADRMKALIEAVRAEGDSIGGIVSCMATGMPIGLGEPVFDKLDADLAKAMLSINAAKGFQIGSGFASARMRGSENNDDLHLGRVDEHMQGLPEGARVQRPAVRSRTNHAGGSLGGISNGEDLAFEVAFKPPATIGKAQRTVNKDLEEVVLEAKGRHDPCVVPRAVPIVEAMACMVLADHVLRQRSARA; the protein is encoded by the coding sequence ATGCCCGGCAACAGCATCGGCCTGCTCTTCCGCCTTACCACCTTCGGTGAGAGCCACGGTGCGGCCATTGGCGGCGTGGTGGATGGATGCCCCGCCGGACTGAAGCTCGATCTCGATGCGGTTCAACTTGAACTGGATCGCCGGAGGCCGGGCAGTACGTCCTTGGGCACTGCGCGCGATGAGGCCGATCGCGTGGAATGGCTCAGCGGGATTCATGAGGGCATCACCTTGGGCGCGCCCATCGCCTTTCTCATCCGCAACCGCGATGCGCGCAGCAGCGATTACGATGCGTTGAAGGACATCTACCGTCCGGGCCACGCCGACTACACGTGGGAGGGCAAGTACGGCCTGCGCGATCATCGTGGCGGCGGCCGCAGCAGCGCACGCACCACGGCGGCCTGCGTGGTGGGTGGTGCCATTGCTCGCCAGCTGATCGCGCGCAATGGGATTGCCGTGCAGGCGTTCGTGAGCCGGGTAGGCGATGTGGCACTGGAGACCATGCCGGCCGACCTCAGTACCACGTGGGCGAATGACGCGCGGTGCCCTGATAGCGCTGTGGCCGATCGCATGAAAGCACTGATCGAAGCGGTGCGCGCTGAGGGCGACAGCATCGGCGGCATCGTCTCATGCATGGCTACAGGGATGCCCATTGGCCTGGGCGAACCGGTCTTCGACAAACTCGATGCGGACCTCGCCAAGGCCATGCTCTCGATCAATGCGGCGAAGGGCTTCCAGATCGGCAGCGGGTTCGCCAGTGCGCGCATGCGCGGGTCCGAGAACAACGATGATTTGCATTTGGGTCGGGTTGACGAGCACATGCAGGGGCTCCCCGAAGGCGCGCGCGTGCAGCGGCCAGCGGTCCGTTCGCGCACCAATCACGCTGGCGGCAGTTTGGGCGGCATCTCCAACGGCGAGGACCTGGCTTTCGAAGTGGCCTTCAAGCCGCCCGCCACCATCGGCAAGGCGCAGCGTACCGTGAACAAGGACCTTGAGGAAGTGGTGCTGGAGGCCAAAGGGCGCCACGATCCCTGCGTGGTGCCGCGCGCGGTGCCCATCGTAGAGGCCATGGCCTGCATGGTGCTGGCCGATCACGTGCTGCGGCAGCGTAGCGCGCGTGCCTGA